From Plasmodium brasilianum strain Bolivian I chromosome 3, whole genome shotgun sequence, the proteins below share one genomic window:
- a CDS encoding EVP1, which produces MTIKKKIRFDNKVEKKQENRDSSNDEYYKNCNLCLGIIKFYNALGGKDYKLKSDAKIKMNNSRAYTKTNKKKDNNKEKFHIINTTSHDYDKKSYKKHYIRTITSGKNLVYYKNNDKHCACNCKEKKEILKSKGTLSKASSCASISSISDSSNMDYNKTDYDKVSSHLFGLSTLFYKEKIDIVNMSKKLTKDYLKCFKELSKSISDICENNFTHSYEEFIEIDNKMNPLNENKIEKYYYAYHRIVYTFLFFLHEILQKQDALQLSFESLPLYLQLDKQGLVENIMQTEPIINNLNEKNYKSTNNNATAERKKINEYLKQIHGDIKDYIKDLNEYLKLFFDYGNKEKLFNEPALFSYSLFFDYYVDILNKTLNLFNIHLKSTRHEQQEDQNPRNLVESLFSDNMYRLLLADKYMDSKYSNFIYLMLNIIDYFRVLIAAIMVYLNMRNIDSHFSDIEIGKIKFKDAMKFLTYFVKHQNVNRSIFKSQENKKQNVH; this is translated from the exons ATgaccataaaaaaaaaaataaggtttGATAATAAAGTTGAGAAGAAGCAAGAGAATAGGGATTCATCAAATgatgaatattataaaaattgtaatttatgtttaggtattataaaattttataatgcCTTAGGAGGAAAGGACTACAAATTAAAATCTGacgcaaaaataaaaatgaacaattCCCGTGCATatacaaaaacaaataaaaaaaaagataataataaagaaaagttccatataataaatacaactAGTCATGACTATGATAAGAAGAGTTATAAGAAACATTATATTCGTACTATAACAAGTGGTAAGAATTtggtatattataaaaataatgataaacaTTGTGCATGTAACtgtaaagagaaaaaagaaatattaaaatcgAAAGGTACATTATCTAAGGCAAGTAGTTGCGCTAGTATTTCTAGTATTTCTGACAGTAGTAACATGGATTATAACAAAACAGACTATGATAAAGTATCCTCTCATTTATTTGGATTAtcaacattattttataaggaaaaaattgatataGTTAATATGtctaaaaaattaacgaaaGATTATCTTAAGTGCTTTAAAGAGCTTTCCAAAAGTATATCGGATATatgtgaaaataattttacacaTTCTTATGAAGAATTTATAGAGATTGACAACAAAATGAATCCATTAAATGAGAATAagattgaaaaatattattatgcatATCATCGCAttgtttatacatttttattttttttacatgaaatattacaaaagCAAGATGCATTACAGCTAAGCTTTGAATCGCTAcctttatatttacaattagATAAACAAGGTTTagtagaaaatataatgcaAACAGAACCCATAA taaataatttaaatgaaaagaattataaaagCACTAATAATAATGCTACTGCAGAAAGGAAGAagataaatgaatatttaaaacagATTCATGGAGATATCAAAGATTATATCAAAGATTtgaatgaatatttaaaattgttttttgattatggaaataaagaaaaattatttaatgaaccTGCTTTGTTTTCGTATTCTCTATTTTTTGATTACTATGTAGATATACTAAATAAAACGTTAAATCTTTTCAATATTCATCTAAAGTCAACACGTCATGAACAACAAG AGGATCAGAACCCGCGTAATTTAGTAGAATCCCTTTTTTCAGACAATATGTATAGACTACTGCTTGCAGACAAATATATGGATAGcaaatattcaaattttatatatcttatgttaaatattattGACTATTTTAGAGTTCTTATTGCTGCAATTATGGTATACTTAAATATGCGAAATATTGATTCTCATTTTTCTGATATAGaaataggaaaaattaaatttaaagatGCTATGAAATTTTTGACTTATTTTGTAAAGCATCAAAATGTAAATAGGAGTATTTTCAAGTCCCAAGAGAATAAGAAACAAAATGTGCATTAG